A window of Jannaschia sp. M317 contains these coding sequences:
- the cimA gene encoding citramalate synthase: MTERLYLYDTTLRDGQQTQGVQFSASEKVEIATLLDGLGLDYIEGGWPGANPTDSEFFDAAPKTRATLTAFGMTKRAGRSAENDDVLAAVANAGTPAVCLVGKTHPFHVDTALGITLDENLENIRASIAHLVSMGREALFDAEHFFDGHASDPAYARACCQTALEAGARWVVLCDTNGGTMPGQIAEVIAGLDLPGEKLGIHTHNDTEQAVAGSLAAVDAGVRQIQGTLNGLGERCGNANLTSLIPTLLLKDPYATRFETGVSRDKLPGLLKVSRRLDDILNRVPRREAAYVGASAFAHKAGLHASAILKDPTTYEHVPPASVGNARIVPMSNQAGLSNLRRRLAEAGLPGDDTAALRRILERVKLREDEGYAYDGAQASFELIAREELGLLPNFFEVKRYRVTVERRKNKYDKMVSLSEAVVVLKVDGEKKLSVSESLDQTGSDRGPVNALSKALFKDLGSYQDKIDDIRLTDYRVRIMQGGTEAVTRVIIDHEDGTGRRWSTVGVSPNIVDASFEALLDAVRWKLCQDL, encoded by the coding sequence ATGACCGAACGGCTGTACCTCTACGACACCACCCTGCGCGACGGGCAACAGACCCAGGGCGTGCAATTCTCGGCCTCCGAAAAGGTCGAGATCGCGACCCTGCTCGATGGCCTCGGCCTCGACTATATCGAGGGCGGCTGGCCCGGCGCGAACCCCACCGACAGCGAGTTCTTCGACGCCGCCCCCAAGACCCGCGCGACCCTCACCGCCTTTGGCATGACCAAGCGCGCGGGTCGTTCGGCGGAAAACGACGACGTGCTGGCCGCCGTCGCCAACGCGGGCACGCCCGCCGTCTGTCTGGTCGGAAAAACCCATCCGTTTCATGTGGATACCGCGCTGGGCATCACCCTGGACGAGAACCTTGAAAACATCCGCGCCTCGATCGCGCATCTGGTTTCAATGGGCCGAGAGGCCTTGTTCGACGCAGAGCATTTCTTCGACGGCCACGCCTCCGACCCGGCCTATGCCCGCGCTTGTTGCCAGACCGCCCTGGAGGCGGGGGCGCGCTGGGTCGTCTTGTGCGACACCAACGGCGGCACAATGCCAGGCCAGATCGCCGAGGTCATCGCGGGCCTCGACCTGCCGGGCGAAAAACTGGGCATCCACACCCACAACGACACCGAACAGGCGGTCGCCGGATCCCTGGCCGCGGTCGACGCGGGCGTGCGCCAAATTCAAGGCACGCTCAATGGGTTAGGCGAACGCTGCGGCAATGCGAACCTGACGTCCCTGATCCCTACGTTGCTGTTGAAAGACCCCTACGCAACCCGGTTCGAGACCGGTGTTTCCAGGGACAAACTGCCCGGCCTGCTCAAGGTATCCCGCCGCCTGGACGACATCCTGAACCGCGTCCCCCGGCGCGAGGCGGCCTATGTCGGGGCCTCGGCCTTTGCCCACAAGGCGGGCCTGCACGCCAGCGCGATCCTGAAGGATCCGACCACCTATGAACACGTGCCGCCCGCCTCGGTCGGCAACGCCCGCATCGTGCCGATGTCCAATCAGGCTGGCCTGTCGAACCTGCGCCGCCGCCTTGCCGAAGCAGGCCTGCCTGGCGACGACACCGCCGCCCTGCGCCGCATCCTGGAACGCGTCAAGCTGCGCGAGGACGAGGGGTATGCCTATGACGGTGCCCAGGCCAGTTTCGAGTTGATCGCGCGCGAAGAGCTGGGCCTGCTGCCCAACTTCTTCGAGGTCAAACGCTACCGGGTCACGGTCGAGCGGCGGAAGAACAAATACGACAAGATGGTTTCCCTGTCCGAGGCGGTCGTAGTGCTAAAGGTCGACGGAGAAAAGAAACTTTCCGTGTCGGAATCGCTGGATCAGACGGGATCAGACCGTGGTCCCGTCAACGCCCTGTCCAAGGCCCTGTTCAAGGACCTGGGCAGCTATCAGGACAAGATCGACGACATCCGCCTAACCGATTACCGCGTGCGCATCATGCAGGGCGGGACCGAAGCGGTCACCCGCGTCATCATCGACCATGAAGACGGGACCGGGCGTCGCTGGTCCACCGTCGGCGTCTCGCCCAACATCGTCGACGCCAGTTTCGAGGCGCTGCTGGACGCGGTGCGCTGGAAACTGTGCCAGGATCTGTGA
- a CDS encoding isocitrate lyase/phosphoenolpyruvate mutase family protein has product MTSFRDLHRPGDPFILANAWDIGSAKMLGALGAQAIATSSAGYAFTRGLPDGGRVGREEALFHARELVDAVPLPVSADLEDGYGAAPEICAETIRLAAETGLAGCCFEDVAPDFTAYGFDHAVERMQASVEAARDLPADFVFCARADGVMHGLYDIDEAIRRLEAFEAVGADVLYCPMPGGMADLRAITEAVSAPVNALAAGPWTQSVRADFAAAGVARISLGSALARATHRVIRDAAIEMFGAGDFHSLGGIGAQEVDDLLATYGV; this is encoded by the coding sequence ATGACCTCGTTCCGCGACCTTCACCGTCCCGGCGATCCCTTCATCCTTGCGAATGCCTGGGACATCGGGTCGGCCAAGATGCTGGGTGCCTTGGGGGCGCAGGCGATTGCGACGTCCTCGGCGGGCTATGCCTTTACCCGCGGCTTGCCCGATGGCGGGCGCGTCGGGCGCGAAGAGGCGCTGTTTCATGCGCGCGAACTGGTCGACGCGGTGCCCCTGCCCGTTTCGGCGGACCTGGAGGACGGTTACGGAGCCGCGCCCGAGATCTGCGCCGAGACGATCCGGCTGGCGGCGGAAACCGGGCTGGCGGGCTGTTGTTTTGAGGACGTGGCCCCCGATTTCACGGCCTACGGCTTTGACCACGCGGTCGAGAGGATGCAGGCCTCGGTCGAAGCGGCGCGGGATCTGCCCGCGGATTTCGTGTTCTGCGCGCGGGCCGATGGGGTGATGCACGGTCTGTATGACATCGACGAAGCCATCAGGCGGTTGGAGGCCTTTGAGGCGGTGGGCGCGGATGTTCTCTATTGTCCGATGCCCGGCGGCATGGCGGATTTGCGGGCCATTACCGAGGCCGTGTCCGCCCCCGTCAATGCGCTGGCGGCGGGGCCCTGGACGCAATCCGTCCGCGCGGATTTCGCGGCAGCCGGGGTGGCGCGCATCTCGCTTGGATCTGCCTTGGCGCGGGCGACGCACAGGGTCATCCGCGATGCGGCGATCGAGATGTTCGGCGCAGGCGATTTCCACAGCCTGGGCGGGATCGGCGCGCAGGAGGTCGATGACCTCCTGGCGACCTACGGCGTCTGA
- a CDS encoding flavin reductase family protein: MENLRQDFIQAMSRAAATVSVVTTDGPGGRAGVTVSAMTSVSADGDAPTLVVCVNRSASAAKPILTNGCFATNVLEAGQQSLADRFAGRTGVDGAERFEGVDFDTLVTGAPLLRGLAGFDCEVQAVDLIGTHHVIIGAVRAVRVAEDGTPLIYGMRSYLRAAPA; this comes from the coding sequence ATGGAAAACCTCCGCCAAGATTTCATCCAGGCCATGAGCCGCGCCGCCGCGACCGTCAGCGTGGTCACGACCGATGGGCCGGGTGGCCGCGCGGGCGTCACCGTCTCGGCCATGACAAGCGTCAGCGCGGACGGCGACGCACCGACCTTGGTGGTCTGCGTCAACCGATCCGCTTCGGCGGCCAAGCCGATTCTGACCAACGGCTGTTTTGCGACCAATGTGTTGGAAGCCGGGCAGCAGTCGCTCGCCGACCGTTTCGCAGGCCGCACAGGCGTGGATGGGGCCGAGCGGTTCGAAGGCGTGGATTTCGACACCCTCGTCACGGGCGCGCCGCTGCTGCGGGGGTTGGCGGGCTTCGATTGCGAGGTGCAGGCGGTCGATCTGATCGGCACGCACCACGTCATCATCGGGGCCGTGCGCGCCGTGCGCGTGGCCGAGGACGGCACGCCCCTGATCTATGGAATGCGCAGCTATCTGCGCGCGGCGCCGGCCTGA
- the cysS gene encoding cysteine--tRNA ligase produces MDRPQMRLRNSMTRKTGAFAPLDPANVRLYLCGPTVYDRAHLGNARNVILFDLLFRLLRHDYGDAHVTYVRNFTDVDDKINARAAATGRPIGDITDETIGWYHADMDALGNLRPTHEPRATAYIAQMVTMIEGLIDAGHAYAADGHVLFSVASFPDYGTLSGRSVDDMIAGARVEVAPYKRDPMDFVLWKPSDAETPDWDSPWGRGRPGWHIECSAMAKELLGPSFDIHGGGNDLMFPHHENERAQSCCADPDAGFAQVWLHNEMLLVEGRKMSKSLGNFFTVRDLLDRGVPGEVIRFVFLSTHYSKPMDWTEEKAREAEATLRKWRALAAPGGTPDPAVLSSLRDDLNAPGAIAELHRLAKTGDGAMLAASAAVLGLLTPELGQWSETGDDALVEAVLAARLDARAGKDWARADALRDGLLAAGVVVTDGKGKGWEAGTGFDPAKLEGLL; encoded by the coding sequence ATGGACCGGCCACAGATGCGCCTGCGCAATTCCATGACCCGCAAGACCGGGGCCTTCGCCCCGCTCGACCCCGCGAATGTGCGGCTCTATCTCTGCGGGCCGACGGTCTATGACCGCGCGCATCTGGGCAATGCGCGCAATGTGATCCTGTTCGATCTACTGTTCCGGCTTTTGCGCCACGACTATGGGGACGCTCACGTCACTTACGTGCGCAACTTCACCGACGTCGATGACAAGATCAACGCGCGGGCGGCGGCCACTGGGCGGCCCATCGGGGACATCACCGACGAGACGATCGGCTGGTATCATGCCGATATGGATGCGCTGGGCAACCTGCGCCCCACCCATGAGCCCCGCGCGACGGCCTACATCGCCCAGATGGTGACCATGATCGAGGGCTTGATCGACGCGGGCCACGCCTATGCGGCGGACGGCCACGTCCTTTTCTCGGTCGCCAGTTTCCCCGACTACGGCACCCTCTCGGGTCGGTCGGTGGATGACATGATCGCGGGGGCCCGGGTCGAGGTGGCACCCTATAAAAGGGACCCGATGGATTTCGTGCTGTGGAAACCCTCGGACGCGGAAACGCCGGACTGGGACAGCCCATGGGGCCGGGGGCGCCCCGGTTGGCATATCGAATGCTCTGCCATGGCCAAGGAACTGCTCGGCCCCAGCTTCGACATCCACGGCGGCGGCAACGACCTGATGTTTCCGCACCACGAAAACGAGCGCGCGCAAAGCTGCTGCGCCGACCCGGACGCGGGCTTTGCACAGGTCTGGCTCCACAACGAGATGCTACTGGTCGAGGGCAGGAAGATGTCCAAGTCGCTGGGCAATTTCTTCACCGTGCGCGACCTGCTGGATCGCGGCGTGCCGGGCGAGGTCATCCGTTTCGTGTTCCTGTCGACCCACTATTCGAAGCCGATGGACTGGACCGAGGAAAAGGCCCGCGAGGCGGAGGCGACGTTGCGAAAATGGCGCGCGCTGGCGGCACCGGGCGGCACGCCCGATCCGGCGGTCTTGTCGTCCCTGCGCGACGATCTGAACGCCCCCGGTGCCATCGCAGAGCTGCACCGCCTGGCCAAGACGGGCGACGGCGCGATGCTTGCAGCCTCGGCCGCCGTGCTGGGGCTTTTGACGCCAGAGTTGGGGCAATGGTCCGAGACGGGGGACGACGCGCTGGTCGAGGCCGTCCTTGCCGCGCGGCTGGATGCGCGCGCGGGCAAGGATTGGGCCCGAGCCGATGCGCTGCGCGACGGTCTGCTGGCGGCGGGTGTCGTCGTGACCGACGGCAAGGGCAAAGGGTGGGAGGCCGGAACAGGCTTCGATCCCGCCAAATTGGAGGGGCTGCTGTGA
- a CDS encoding iron-sulfur cluster assembly scaffold protein, with amino-acid sequence MPDADLIKLYSGRILELAADMPATDPIAAPHASVRKRSPLCGSTVTVSLDVEDGRIARYAQDVKACALGQASASVSGRVMLGLTAGDVRRGRDQLRAMLGGGPVPDSPFDGLEVLTPARDFRNRHASILLALDATVEALDQAGDQTRCAP; translated from the coding sequence ATGCCCGATGCCGACCTGATCAAGCTCTACTCGGGCCGTATTCTGGAACTTGCCGCCGACATGCCCGCCACCGATCCGATCGCGGCGCCGCATGCCAGCGTGCGCAAACGATCGCCATTGTGCGGATCGACGGTGACGGTGTCGCTGGATGTCGAGGATGGGCGGATCGCGCGCTATGCTCAGGATGTGAAGGCCTGCGCCCTGGGGCAGGCCTCTGCCTCGGTGAGCGGGCGTGTCATGCTGGGGCTGACCGCTGGGGATGTGCGGCGCGGGCGCGACCAGTTGCGCGCGATGCTCGGCGGGGGTCCGGTGCCGGACAGCCCCTTCGACGGGTTGGAGGTGCTGACCCCTGCGCGGGATTTCCGCAATCGGCATGCGTCGATCCTGCTTGCCTTGGATGCGACGGTCGAGGCGCTGGATCAAGCAGGCGACCAGACGCGGTGCGCGCCCTAG
- the hisI gene encoding phosphoribosyl-AMP cyclohydrolase, with the protein MTFDPATLRYDDRGLIPCIAQDADSGEVLMMAWMNADAVTRTLDTGRVTYWSRSRQAFWVKGESSGHVQALVDLRVDCDRDCLLAVVNQTGPACHTNRRVCFYTSVRDGTEVELMDPETSAES; encoded by the coding sequence ATGACTTTCGACCCCGCAACGCTCCGCTACGATGATCGGGGGCTGATTCCCTGCATTGCCCAGGACGCCGACAGCGGCGAGGTGCTGATGATGGCCTGGATGAATGCCGACGCGGTGACCCGGACGCTCGACACCGGACGCGTCACGTATTGGTCCCGGTCGCGGCAGGCATTCTGGGTGAAGGGGGAATCGTCGGGCCATGTTCAGGCGCTGGTGGACCTGCGCGTGGACTGTGACCGGGATTGCCTGCTGGCCGTGGTCAATCAGACCGGCCCGGCCTGCCACACCAATCGACGCGTCTGTTTCTATACCTCTGTCCGCGATGGCACCGAGGTAGAGCTGATGGACCCTGAAACATCGGCGGAAAGCTGA
- the edd gene encoding phosphogluconate dehydratase: MPLDSRIDEITETIRERSRPTRDAYLARMRAQAQEGPRRAHLECGNQAHAYAAMGAQKDDLLADRVPNIGIVTAYNDMLSAHQPFKDYPDRIKAAARAAGATAQLAGGVPAMCDGVTQGQVGMELSLFSRDVIALAAGVALSHNTFDSALYLGICDKIVPGLVIAAATFGYLPGIFVPAGPMTSGLPNEEKSQVRRDYAEGKIDRAGLMKAEMASYHGPGTCTFYGTANSNQMLMEFMGLHLPGASFINPGTPLRDALTEMAAQRATEITALGNAYTPVCDVLDEKAYVNGLVGLMATGGSTNLVLHLIAMARASGVQLTCADFDAISEATPLMARVYPNGLADVNHFHAAGGLPFMIGHLLDAGLLHEDVSTVAGQGLSAYAQEPKLTEGRVTWEPGPRDSLNDKILKTPQDAFAKTGGLKQVHGNLGLGVMKISAVAPELHVVEAPARVFHTQDAVKEAFRAGELNRDCVVVVRFQGPRANGMPELHGLTPVLTVLLQRGHKVALVTDGRMSGASGKVPAAIHVAPEALDGGLIARVQDGDMIRVAAAEGVLECLADLSDRSPAAPDLSGNSHGIGRELFDVFRANAGRSDQGAGVVV, encoded by the coding sequence ATGCCGCTCGATAGCCGAATCGACGAGATCACTGAAACCATTCGCGAACGGTCCCGCCCGACGCGGGATGCCTATCTGGCCCGCATGCGCGCCCAGGCGCAGGAAGGGCCGCGCCGGGCGCATCTGGAATGCGGCAATCAGGCCCATGCCTATGCCGCCATGGGCGCGCAAAAGGACGACCTGTTGGCCGACCGCGTCCCCAACATCGGGATCGTGACCGCCTACAACGACATGCTCAGCGCGCATCAGCCGTTCAAGGATTACCCCGACCGCATCAAGGCCGCCGCCCGCGCGGCCGGCGCCACCGCGCAGTTGGCCGGGGGGGTGCCCGCGATGTGCGACGGCGTCACTCAGGGCCAGGTCGGGATGGAGCTGTCGCTGTTTTCGCGCGACGTGATCGCCTTGGCCGCAGGCGTGGCGCTTAGCCACAACACATTCGATTCGGCGCTCTATCTGGGCATCTGCGACAAGATCGTGCCTGGTCTGGTGATCGCCGCCGCGACCTTCGGCTACCTGCCAGGCATTTTCGTCCCCGCTGGTCCGATGACCTCCGGCCTGCCGAACGAAGAGAAATCCCAGGTCCGCCGCGATTATGCCGAGGGCAAGATCGACCGTGCCGGTCTGATGAAGGCTGAAATGGCCAGCTATCATGGCCCGGGCACCTGTACCTTTTACGGGACGGCCAATTCCAACCAGATGCTGATGGAATTCATGGGGCTGCACCTGCCCGGTGCGTCCTTCATCAATCCGGGCACGCCGCTGCGCGACGCGCTGACCGAGATGGCGGCGCAGCGCGCGACCGAGATCACGGCGCTTGGCAATGCCTATACGCCGGTCTGCGACGTGCTGGACGAAAAGGCCTATGTGAACGGCCTCGTGGGCCTGATGGCGACCGGTGGTTCGACCAACCTCGTGCTGCACCTGATTGCCATGGCCCGGGCGTCCGGGGTGCAGCTGACCTGCGCCGATTTCGACGCTATTTCCGAGGCGACGCCGCTGATGGCGCGCGTTTATCCGAACGGCTTGGCCGACGTGAACCATTTTCACGCGGCGGGCGGGCTGCCGTTCATGATCGGGCATCTGCTGGACGCGGGCCTGCTGCACGAAGACGTCTCGACCGTCGCCGGGCAGGGGCTGTCGGCCTATGCGCAGGAACCCAAGCTGACCGAGGGGCGCGTGACCTGGGAACCGGGCCCCCGCGACAGCCTGAATGACAAGATCCTCAAGACGCCGCAGGACGCCTTCGCCAAGACCGGCGGGCTGAAGCAGGTGCATGGGAACCTGGGCCTCGGCGTCATGAAAATCAGTGCCGTAGCCCCCGAACTTCATGTGGTCGAAGCCCCCGCGCGCGTCTTTCACACCCAAGACGCGGTGAAGGAAGCGTTCCGCGCGGGCGAGCTGAACCGCGACTGCGTCGTCGTCGTCCGTTTCCAGGGCCCGCGCGCCAATGGGATGCCGGAATTGCACGGCCTGACCCCGGTTCTGACGGTTCTGCTGCAACGCGGACACAAGGTCGCGCTGGTCACCGATGGGCGCATGTCCGGCGCCTCTGGCAAGGTGCCTGCCGCCATTCATGTGGCGCCCGAGGCGCTGGATGGCGGGCTGATCGCGCGGGTGCAGGACGGCGACATGATCCGCGTTGCCGCCGCCGAAGGTGTGCTGGAATGCCTCGCCGACCTCAGCGATCGCAGCCCCGCCGCGCCGGACCTCAGCGGCAACAGCCACGGCATCGGACGCGAGTTGTTTGATGTGTTCCGGGCCAATGCCGGACGCTCCGATCAGGGCGCGGGCGTGGTGGTCTGA
- a CDS encoding squalene/phytoene synthase family protein → MSDDLTACAGIVQRGDPDRFAAVMAAPVDLRRMLLPLYAFNVEVARAPWVTQEPLIAEMRLQWWRDALEQIGTGGPVRRHEVVTPLADILDAEAVHALDGLIEARRADIDKGAPEGRDALVQYLDETAGTLLWTAARLAGSQTEDAVRAAGRAQGVVGFLRAVPDLLAKGHHALPHGDPVEEIRVLAETGQQALRQARASGFDRAARPVLAVLAGASNVLARVARAPEAALDQPVDPAPFRVAARRAAIVTFGRI, encoded by the coding sequence ATGAGCGATGATCTGACCGCCTGCGCCGGCATCGTGCAGCGGGGCGACCCTGACCGATTTGCCGCTGTGATGGCGGCGCCCGTGGACCTGCGCCGGATGCTGCTGCCGCTTTATGCGTTCAACGTCGAGGTGGCGCGCGCGCCCTGGGTCACGCAAGAGCCGTTGATCGCAGAGATGCGGCTGCAATGGTGGCGCGACGCGCTGGAGCAGATCGGCACGGGCGGCCCCGTCCGGCGGCACGAGGTGGTGACCCCGCTGGCCGACATTCTGGACGCAGAGGCGGTTCACGCGCTGGATGGTCTGATCGAGGCGCGCCGGGCCGACATCGACAAGGGTGCGCCCGAGGGACGGGACGCATTGGTGCAATACCTGGACGAGACGGCTGGCACGCTGCTTTGGACTGCGGCCCGCCTGGCGGGTAGCCAGACCGAGGATGCGGTGCGCGCGGCGGGCCGGGCTCAGGGCGTCGTCGGGTTCCTGCGGGCGGTGCCGGACCTGCTGGCAAAAGGGCATCACGCCCTGCCGCATGGGGACCCGGTCGAGGAGATTCGGGTCCTGGCCGAAACAGGACAACAGGCATTGCGGCAGGCCCGCGCCTCAGGATTTGATCGGGCCGCGCGACCTGTGCTGGCGGTTTTGGCGGGGGCGTCAAACGTGCTGGCGCGCGTGGCGCGCGCGCCCGAGGCGGCCTTGGATCAACCAGTCGATCCCGCACCGTTCCGCGTGGCGGCACGCCGGGCCGCGATTGTCACGTTTGGGCGGATCTGA
- the eda gene encoding bifunctional 4-hydroxy-2-oxoglutarate aldolase/2-dehydro-3-deoxy-phosphogluconate aldolase, producing MTPQDQSKAALDLAGRAPVIPVLVLNDVAHAAPLAEALVAGGLPALEVTLRTPAALDCIRAMAQVPGGIVGAGTLLTPEDVRAAKAAGATFGVSPGATDTLLQACIDEDLPLLPGAATATEAMILLEKGFTMQKFFPAEASGGAPALKGIGAPLPQITFCPTGGVSMKNKDSYLSLPNVICVGGSWVAPQDKMDAGDWAGIETLAREARA from the coding sequence ATGACCCCCCAGGACCAGTCCAAAGCCGCCCTTGACCTCGCCGGACGCGCGCCGGTCATTCCCGTCCTCGTCCTCAACGACGTGGCCCACGCCGCCCCCCTGGCCGAGGCGCTGGTCGCTGGCGGCTTGCCCGCGTTGGAGGTGACGTTGCGCACGCCCGCCGCGCTGGATTGCATCCGGGCCATGGCCCAGGTGCCCGGCGGCATCGTTGGCGCGGGCACCTTGCTGACCCCCGAAGACGTGCGCGCGGCCAAGGCGGCGGGTGCGACCTTCGGTGTCTCGCCAGGTGCGACCGACACCCTGCTACAGGCCTGTATCGACGAAGACCTGCCGCTTTTGCCCGGTGCCGCGACCGCGACCGAGGCGATGATTCTGCTGGAAAAGGGCTTCACCATGCAGAAGTTCTTTCCAGCCGAGGCGTCGGGCGGCGCCCCCGCGCTCAAGGGGATCGGTGCCCCCCTGCCTCAGATCACCTTTTGCCCCACCGGCGGCGTCAGCATGAAAAACAAGGACAGCTATCTGTCTCTGCCGAACGTCATCTGCGTCGGCGGCAGCTGGGTCGCGCCGCAGGACAAGATGGACGCAGGCGATTGGGCCGGGATCGAAACCCTCGCCCGCGAGGCGCGCGCGTAA